The Triticum aestivum cultivar Chinese Spring chromosome 7B, IWGSC CS RefSeq v2.1, whole genome shotgun sequence genome window below encodes:
- the LOC123156443 gene encoding disease resistance protein RGA5-like has translation MEAVVSASHGAFGPLLVKLNDLLAGEYARLKGVRREMRSLRSELSNMHAALQKYTMLQDPDIQVKAWISEVRELAYDTEDCVDKFIHRLGSPGTRHHHHRGIKEFFRRSARRLKTLGSWRQIAKQIVELKARVMSVKDQRTSYKLDDMVCGTSGHAVVDPRLAALFIEEAHLMGIEDPRDDLAKWALDAENSLGTRCRVLSIFGFGGLGKTTLANEVYRKIREHFHCHAFVSVSQKPDVRKIIKDIISQVPCHDGFTKDIQFWDEKKSIEKLRELLQDKRYLVIIDDIWSTSTWNTIKCAFPENNCSSRVITTTRIFDVASSCCQVGDDHIYYMEPLSDLHSKKLFFNRIFGSEDCCPDILKDLSDAILRKCGGLPLAIISISGLLASRPAVRNDWEKIRKSIGFALDKSQSLEGMKSILSLSYSSLTPNLKTCLLYFSNFPEDYKIERDTLVRRWMAEGFISEERGQSRQEVAENNFYELINKSIVQPMDIGYDGKARACRVHDLMLEFAISKAAEENFITVLGGQMVLPNSNCYIRRLSVQHINSELASTLASKELHHVRSLTASGCIKQMPNLVEFESLRVLDFEGCEGLKGYDLNNINKLFKLKYLGLRSTCISNVPSGVVMLHDLETLDLRDTYIQELPAGIVQLSKLQYLLTARCVFYGETTIPSGIGKMKSLCEISGFNITTSSVGAVEELENLTNLTELHVVFNGGGSDKYKRHEEMLLSSLCKLGRYSLQSFRIQSKDSTPLDFLDSWSPLPSSLQLFIMSTSYYLPKPPKWLAPTVTSLTHLNINLSEITEEDINILGTMPALISLELWFKTIRKERLIVQGNGFRSLKEFYFIHSYYFAGARYLLFEEGALPKVEKLQVPFYVSVAEAYGLYLGIEHLPCLKDAEVSIYNEGATASESKAAVVAIRNEANAHPNHPRVTIFGQEKISFHFP, from the exons ATGGAGGCTGTGGTGAGTGCTTCGCATGGCGCTTTCGGGCCCCTGCTTGTGAAACTCAATGATTTGCTCGCCGGCGAGTACGCCCGACTGAAAGGGGTCCGCCGTGAGATGCGCTCCCTCAGGTCTGAGCTTAGCAACATGCATGCTGCGCTCCAGAAGTACACGATGCTACAAGATCCCGACATCCAAGTGAAGGCATGGATATCGGAGGTCAGGGAGTTGGCCTATGATACCGAGGACTGCGTTGACAAGTTCATTCACCGCCTCGGCAGTCCAGGCACCAGGCACCACCACCACCGCGGCATCAAGGAGTTCTTCCGCAGGAGCGCTCGTCGCCTGAAGACACTTGGATCTTGGCGCCAAATTGCCAAGCAAATTGTTGAACTCAAGGCTCGTGTTATGTCAGTGAAAGATCAGAGGACTAGCTACAAGCTTGATGATATGGTTTGTGGCACTTCTGGTCATGCAGTTGTGGATCCACGTCTGGCAGCTCTTTTTATCGAGGAGGCACATCTTATGGGTATTGAAGATCCTAGAGATGATCTTGCCAAGTGGGCACTAGACGCGGAAAACAGCTTGGGCACGCGTTGCAGGGTGTTGTCTATTTTTGGATTTGGTGGGTTGGGAAAAACAACACTAGCAAATGAAGTCTACCGTAAGATCAGAGAGCATTTTCATTGCCATGCTTTTGTATCCGTATCGCAAAAGCCCGATGTTAGAAAAATCATCAAGGATATAATCTCCCAAGTGCCATGCCACGATGGATTTACAAAGGACATTCAATTTTGGGATGAAAAGAAATCCATTGAAAAGCTAAGGGAGCTGCTACAAGATAAAAG GTATCTTGTCATTATTGATGATATATGGTCAACATCCACATGGAATACTATCAAGTGTGCTTTTCCAGAAAATAATTGTTCAAGCAGAGTTATAACGACCACACGTATTTTTGACGTAGCAAGCTCATGTTGTCAAGTTGGGGATGATCACATCTATTATATGGAACCTCTGAGCGATCTTCACTCTAAGAAGTTGTTTTTCAATAGGATCTTCGGCTCTGAGGATTGCTGCCCTGATATATTGAAAGATCTTTCCGATGCAATCTTGAGAAAATGTGGAGGTCTACCATTGGCAATAATAAGTATATCTGGTTTGTTGGCAAGTAGACCAGCTGTAAGAAATGATTGGGAGAAGATTCGGAAGTCGATTGGTTTTGCACTTGACAAGAGTCAAAGTCTAGAGGGCATGAAGAGCATACTATCCCTTAGCTACAGTTCTCTTACACCTAATCTCAAGACATGTTTGTTGTACTTTAGTAATTTTCCCGAGGATTACAAGATTGAGAGAGATACATTGGTTAGGCGGTGGATGGCAGAAGGCTTTATTTCTGAAGAGCGTGGGCAGAGCCGACAAGAGGTTGCAGAGAACAATTTTTATGAGCTTATCAACAAAAGCATAGTCCAACCAATGGACATTGGTTATGATGGTAAGGCTCGTGCATGTCGAGTCCATGACTTGATGCTTGAGTTTGCTATTTCAAAGGCGGCCGAAGAGAATTTCATCACTGTGCTAGGTGGCCAAATGGTGTTACCAAATTCCAATTGTTATATTCGACGATTATCAGTCCAACACATTAACTCGGAGCTTGCATCGACGTTGGCAAGTAAAGAACTGCACCATGTTCGGTCTCTTACAGCCTCGGGCTGCATCAAGCAAATGCCTAACCTTGTTGAGTTTGAAAGTTTGCGTGTATTGGATTTTGAAGGTTGTGAGGGTTTGAAGGGGTATGATTTGAACAATATCAACAAACTTTTCAAACTAAAGTACCTTGGCCTTCGGAGTACATGCATATCAAATGTACCATCAGGAGTTGTAATGCTGCATGATCTGGAGACACTAGATCTGAGGGATACATATATCCAAGAGTTGCCTGCTGGAATCGTCCAGCTCAGTAAACTACAATATCTTCTCACTGCAAGATGTGTTTTTTATGGGGAAACAACGATACCAAGTGGGATTGGAAAGATGAAGAGCTTATGTGAGATCTCGGGCTTTAATATAACAACGAGTTCAGTTGGAGCGGTGGAGGAGCTCGAGAACTTGACCAATTTGACTGAACTCCATGTGGTGTTCAACGGTGGAGGATCTGACAAGTACAAGAGGCATGAAGAGATGTTGCTTTCCTCACTATGCAAGCTTGGCAGGTATAGTCTCCAGTCCTTCAGGATACAAAGTAAAGATTCAACTCCCCTTGACTTCTTAGATTCATGGAGCCCTCTGCCATCGTCGCTACAATTGTTTATTATGAGTACCAGCTATTATTTGCCAAAACCTCCAAAGTGGCTTGCACCAACAGTGACCAGCCTTACACATCTCAACATCAATCTGAGTGAAATAACGGAGGAGGATATCAACATACTTGGAACGATGCCTGCTTTGATTTCATTGGAGTTATGGTTTAAGACTATTCGAAAAGAAAGACTTATTGTACAAGGCAATGGATTCCGCAGCTTGAAGGAATTCTACTTTATTCATAGTTACTATTTCGCAGGTGCAAGATACCTTCTGTTTGAGGAAGGGGCATTGCCAAAGGTTGAGAAGCTTCAAGTGCCATTCTATGTGTCAGTAGCAGAAGCCTATGGCTTATACTTAGGTATTGAGCACCTCCCATGTCTAAAAGATGCAGAAGTTAGTATTTACAATGAGGGGGCCACAGCTTCTGAAAGCAAGGCTGCAGTAGTTGCCATAAGAAATGAGGCAAATGCCCATCCCAACCATCCTAGAGTAACTATCTTCGGACAAGAGAAAATTTCATTTCATTTTCCGTGA